From a region of the Tistrella mobilis genome:
- a CDS encoding NAD(P)H-dependent oxidoreductase: MHALIVLSHPEPQSFNAAMARQAAAALTRAGHTVDLADLHAEGFDPVSDRRNFTTTADPTYLKLQAEEMQATGAGGFAPDLERQIARLEAADLLILQFPLWWFGLPAMLKGWVDRSFAMGRIYGDGRMYDTGRFRGRRALLSLTTGGAPAGYTPEGLHGDIDGVLRPIRRGILEFVGFDVLASEVVWQPARLTEAERAAALDRWAARLAGIGTETPEGAGRY, from the coding sequence ATGCATGCCCTCATCGTCCTCTCCCATCCCGAACCGCAGAGCTTCAACGCGGCTATGGCGCGGCAGGCCGCCGCCGCGCTGACCCGGGCCGGCCATACGGTCGATCTGGCCGATCTGCATGCCGAAGGCTTCGATCCGGTCTCGGACCGGCGGAATTTCACCACCACCGCCGATCCCACCTATCTGAAGCTTCAGGCGGAAGAGATGCAAGCCACCGGCGCAGGCGGCTTCGCCCCCGATCTGGAGCGCCAGATCGCCAGGCTGGAGGCGGCGGACCTGCTGATCCTGCAGTTTCCGCTCTGGTGGTTCGGCCTGCCGGCGATGCTGAAGGGCTGGGTGGATCGCAGCTTCGCCATGGGCCGGATCTATGGCGACGGGCGGATGTACGACACCGGCCGGTTCCGCGGCCGGCGGGCGCTGCTGTCGCTGACCACGGGCGGGGCACCGGCCGGCTATACGCCCGAGGGGCTGCATGGCGATATCGACGGCGTGCTCCGCCCCATCCGCCGCGGCATTCTGGAATTCGTGGGCTTCGACGTGCTCGCCTCGGAAGTGGTCTGGCAGCCGGCACGGCTGACAGAGGCGGAGCGCGCGGCGGCGCTGGACCGCTGGGCGGCGCGGCTGGCGGGGATCGGGACCGAGACGCCCGAGGGCGCCGGGCGGTACTGA
- a CDS encoding MFS transporter → MTSVINRPRIRPGAALAAVCLAAAAMPLTFTGTAVALPAIARDLGGSPVALAWVTNAFMLTFGACLMAAGALADAHGRRRVFLAGTGGFALASLAAGLAPDILTLDLARAAQGLAAAAAFSGGMAALAQTVEGPARLRAFSLVGTAFGVGLAFGPIASGAIIDAAGWRMIFALVAALGLAACLAGARALTESRDPAATGLDRAGAVVFTLTLTLLTFATLRAPETGWGDPLVILLLAGTLAGIRGFIRIEARQARPMLDLSLFRNPRFAGVQLLAAAPAYGFVVLLVLLPVRFVGLDGMTATGAGRMMIALSAPLLVVPLLAGRAARWISPARLCGGGLVINAAGLAWAALLPADAAPQALIGPLVTIGIGIGLPWGLMDGLAVSVVASDRAGMATGIFSTIRVAGEGIALAVVGALLSGLTLAQLAGAGPMDATRLAARRLVAGDAAAALAALPGQSQAALLAHFDAAFDLLLLILAAVTLATALVVFVMLGRSRDRAAACA, encoded by the coding sequence ATGACCTCCGTGATCAACCGCCCGCGCATCCGTCCCGGGGCGGCGCTTGCTGCCGTCTGTCTCGCGGCGGCGGCCATGCCGCTCACCTTCACCGGCACGGCAGTGGCGCTCCCGGCGATCGCCCGCGATCTCGGCGGCTCGCCGGTCGCCCTCGCCTGGGTGACCAATGCCTTCATGCTCACCTTCGGCGCCTGTCTGATGGCCGCCGGTGCGCTCGCCGATGCCCATGGCCGCCGGCGCGTATTTCTTGCCGGCACCGGCGGTTTCGCCCTCGCCTCGCTGGCGGCCGGGCTCGCCCCCGATATCCTCACCCTCGATCTCGCCCGCGCGGCCCAGGGGCTGGCGGCGGCCGCCGCCTTCTCGGGCGGCATGGCGGCCCTCGCCCAGACGGTCGAGGGGCCCGCGCGGCTCAGGGCCTTCAGCCTGGTCGGCACCGCCTTCGGCGTCGGTCTCGCCTTCGGCCCCATCGCCTCGGGCGCGATCATCGATGCCGCGGGCTGGCGGATGATCTTTGCGCTGGTGGCGGCACTCGGCCTCGCCGCCTGTCTTGCCGGCGCCCGGGCGCTCACCGAAAGCCGTGATCCCGCCGCCACCGGGCTCGATCGGGCGGGGGCGGTCGTCTTCACCCTCACCCTTACGCTTCTGACCTTCGCAACCCTCCGGGCGCCGGAAACCGGCTGGGGCGATCCGCTGGTGATCCTGCTGCTGGCCGGCACGCTGGCGGGCATCCGGGGCTTCATCCGCATCGAAGCCCGGCAGGCGCGGCCGATGCTCGATCTGTCGCTGTTCCGCAACCCGCGCTTTGCCGGCGTGCAGCTGCTCGCCGCCGCCCCGGCCTATGGTTTCGTGGTGCTGCTGGTGCTGCTGCCGGTGCGCTTCGTCGGCCTCGACGGCATGACCGCGACCGGGGCCGGCCGGATGATGATCGCACTGTCGGCGCCGCTGCTGGTGGTGCCGCTGCTCGCCGGCCGGGCGGCGCGGTGGATCTCTCCCGCCCGGCTCTGCGGCGGCGGGCTGGTGATCAACGCCGCCGGCCTCGCCTGGGCCGCCCTGCTGCCGGCCGATGCCGCGCCGCAGGCCCTGATCGGCCCGCTGGTCACCATCGGCATCGGCATCGGCCTGCCCTGGGGGCTGATGGACGGGCTGGCGGTCAGCGTGGTCGCCAGCGACCGGGCCGGCATGGCGACCGGCATCTTCTCCACCATCCGCGTGGCGGGCGAAGGCATCGCGCTGGCGGTGGTCGGCGCCCTGCTCTCGGGCCTCACCCTTGCGCAGCTGGCCGGCGCCGGGCCGATGGACGCCACCCGCCTCGCCGCCCGCCGGCTGGTGGCGGGCGATGCCGCGGCCGCCCTCGCAGCCCTGCCCGGGCAGAGCCAGGCGGCCCTGCTCGCGCATTTCGATGCCGCCTTCGACCTGCTGCTGCTGATCCTGGCCGCGGTTACGCTCGCAACCGCCCTCGTGGTCTTCGTGATGCTGGGCCGCAGCCGCGACCGCGCCGCCGCCTGCGCCTGA
- a CDS encoding sugar-transfer associated ATP-grasp domain-containing protein gives MPTYPPSPPVPEPPASKASPSSSPAPEALSARTPGDWWRGLPWDGEGWRASSDPDLADLREWSAASWRQKRPALLRLLLRLGDRTAHPLAASAVCCRYARRRGLGAGAAWRLYRDCIATGGTPLDVDLWRGLHGGRNPLPQRAASLLLARLGDPAAHALLADKMAAAARLTAAGAVFPATPVVLPQGQGVDPDRLVPVAPASAGLFLKPRHGHGGAGAFRLRHDCGGWQIDARPVDATALAARLNRLLEADDLLVQEHLAPCTALADLATAGRAPVLRLATARRPDEAPFLQSALLTVPVPDRHPRDFLHGGIQVPVDPASGRLAAGILLGAPRRPIPRLPWNNARLAGRILPGFEDAVAMALGAMTALPGLALVHWDLIPSTRGMVMLEGNTGGNWILATLPGAFGLETASLPPLLRAWLPT, from the coding sequence ATGCCGACGTATCCGCCTTCACCACCGGTACCGGAACCTCCGGCGTCGAAGGCATCCCCTTCCTCAAGCCCGGCTCCTGAGGCCCTCAGTGCCCGGACACCCGGCGACTGGTGGCGGGGTCTGCCCTGGGACGGAGAAGGCTGGCGGGCCTCTTCCGATCCTGATCTTGCAGATCTGAGGGAGTGGTCTGCCGCCTCGTGGCGGCAGAAGCGGCCGGCGCTTCTGCGTCTCCTTCTCCGACTTGGCGACCGTACAGCTCACCCGCTGGCCGCGAGCGCAGTCTGTTGCCGGTATGCGCGACGCAGAGGCCTCGGCGCCGGGGCTGCATGGCGCCTCTACCGCGATTGCATCGCGACTGGCGGCACGCCGCTGGATGTCGATCTATGGCGGGGACTGCATGGCGGTCGCAACCCGCTGCCGCAGAGGGCCGCCTCTCTGCTGCTCGCCCGGCTGGGCGATCCGGCCGCTCATGCCCTGCTTGCCGACAAGATGGCCGCAGCGGCACGATTGACCGCAGCGGGTGCCGTTTTTCCGGCGACGCCGGTCGTGCTCCCGCAGGGACAGGGTGTCGATCCCGACCGGCTCGTTCCGGTGGCACCGGCCAGCGCGGGGCTGTTCCTCAAACCGCGCCATGGCCATGGCGGTGCCGGTGCCTTCAGGCTCCGTCATGACTGCGGTGGCTGGCAGATCGACGCTCGGCCGGTCGATGCCACTGCCCTGGCTGCCCGGCTGAACCGACTGCTGGAGGCCGATGACCTGCTGGTCCAGGAACATCTTGCGCCCTGTACCGCCCTCGCCGATCTGGCCACGGCGGGCCGTGCGCCCGTCCTCCGGCTGGCCACCGCCCGGCGCCCCGACGAGGCTCCCTTCCTGCAGTCAGCCCTGCTGACGGTCCCGGTTCCGGACCGCCACCCGCGCGACTTCCTGCACGGCGGGATCCAGGTGCCGGTCGATCCCGCAAGTGGCCGCCTTGCCGCCGGCATCCTGCTGGGCGCCCCGCGCCGTCCGATACCCCGCCTGCCCTGGAACAACGCCCGTCTCGCGGGGCGCATTCTTCCGGGCTTCGAAGATGCCGTTGCCATGGCTCTCGGCGCCATGACCGCCCTGCCGGGACTGGCCCTGGTGCACTGGGATCTGATCCCCTCCACCCGCGGCATGGTGATGCTGGAGGGCAATACCGGCGGCAACTGGATCCTTGCCACGCTGCCGGGCGCGTTCGGCCTGGAGACAGCCTCCCTGCCACCGCTGCTCAGGGCATGGCTTCCGACTTGA
- a CDS encoding PqqD family peptide modification chaperone, translating to MTEILRRADDVSAVTGDGETLLLNLSTGLWHGLDPIAARIWEMLAEPMDADGLVARLVAEYEVTPETCRAEIIPLLDRMRARGLLAGG from the coding sequence ATGACCGAGATCCTGCGCCGCGCAGACGACGTTTCCGCCGTAACAGGCGACGGCGAGACGCTGCTGCTGAACCTCTCCACAGGCCTCTGGCACGGTCTGGACCCGATCGCAGCACGGATCTGGGAGATGCTCGCCGAGCCGATGGATGCAGACGGCCTTGTCGCCCGCCTGGTGGCCGAATACGAGGTGACGCCCGAGACCTGCCGGGCGGAGATCATTCCGCTGCTCGACCGGATGCGGGCGCGCGGCCTGCTGGCCGGAGGCTGA
- a CDS encoding sulfotransferase domain-containing protein, protein MASFPAGAVWLASYPKSGNTWMRVLLANLMAGDAAPVDINALPDDYAVTSRRQFAEHMLIDADLLTPDELERLRPAFNVAVFQPLEGPAFCKTHDPFFGRGGAGRARVPVLGTAARAAVYLIRDPRDVAISFAHHMGADIDEAIRRMGDGSAVMGSAAQLSHHLGDWAGHVESWARQDLVPVAVIRYEDLRRDTHGCFAAMLNRLGVVATAAEIDRAVAHSSLKALQGQESLAGFRERLPGQGRFFRSGRVEGWRDVLSTAQIRAIEDQCAATMIRWGYALAG, encoded by the coding sequence ATGGCATCCTTCCCCGCCGGCGCCGTCTGGCTCGCGTCTTATCCCAAATCAGGCAATACCTGGATGCGGGTGTTGCTTGCCAATCTCATGGCGGGCGATGCGGCCCCCGTTGATATCAATGCCCTGCCCGACGACTACGCCGTGACGTCGCGACGGCAGTTCGCCGAGCATATGCTGATCGATGCCGACCTCCTGACCCCGGATGAGCTGGAGCGGCTCCGTCCCGCGTTCAATGTGGCGGTGTTCCAGCCTCTCGAAGGGCCGGCCTTCTGCAAGACCCATGACCCGTTTTTCGGCAGGGGCGGAGCCGGCAGGGCGCGTGTGCCGGTATTGGGAACGGCGGCACGGGCGGCGGTCTATCTGATCCGGGATCCTCGGGATGTGGCGATTTCCTTTGCGCATCACATGGGTGCCGATATCGATGAGGCCATCCGGCGGATGGGTGATGGATCGGCCGTCATGGGCAGTGCCGCGCAGCTTTCCCATCACCTGGGTGACTGGGCTGGCCATGTCGAAAGCTGGGCCCGTCAGGATCTGGTGCCGGTGGCGGTGATCCGTTACGAAGACCTTCGCCGGGACACACATGGTTGTTTTGCCGCGATGCTGAACCGGCTGGGCGTCGTGGCGACAGCGGCGGAGATCGATCGGGCCGTTGCTCATTCCAGCCTGAAGGCGCTGCAAGGTCAGGAAAGTCTGGCCGGCTTCCGCGAGCGGCTGCCGGGCCAGGGCCGGTTTTTCCGGTCGGGACGCGTGGAGGGATGGCGCGACGTGCTGAGCACGGCGCAGATCCGGGCGATCGAGGATCAATGCGCCGCGACCATGATACGCTGGGGATACGCCCTGGCGGGTTGA
- a CDS encoding LysR substrate-binding domain-containing protein — translation MDRLGSLTAFVRTADLGSFAAAGRVLGLSASAVGKAVTRLEQEMGVRLLARSTRALSLTDEGRVFHERCRRILDDLDDARAVLSRSREVPRGRLKVSLPIVTYHLLMPVLPDFVAAHPEIELEMDFNDRLVDLIDEGVDVAIRSGDLPDSRLMTRALRPFQLLLCAAPAYLAAAGQPECPRDLDGHRAVRFRFPNSGRLQPWPLRLPAGAAEPRPRTVMVCNNMEALKGAVTGGLGIGCMPDFLAAAPIVEGRLVPVLTGHLDLPGQFRLLWPSSRHLSPKVRVFVDFVGTRLFAAG, via the coding sequence ATGGACCGCTTGGGCAGCCTGACCGCTTTCGTGCGCACCGCCGATCTGGGCAGTTTCGCCGCCGCCGGCCGGGTGCTGGGCCTGTCGGCCTCTGCCGTCGGCAAGGCGGTGACGCGGCTGGAGCAGGAGATGGGTGTGCGGCTGCTGGCCCGGTCGACCCGCGCGCTGAGCCTGACCGATGAGGGGCGGGTCTTCCACGAGCGCTGCCGGCGGATCCTGGACGATCTGGACGACGCACGGGCGGTTCTGTCGCGGTCGCGGGAGGTGCCGCGCGGCCGGCTGAAGGTCAGCCTGCCGATCGTGACCTATCATCTGCTGATGCCGGTGCTGCCCGATTTCGTGGCCGCCCATCCGGAGATCGAGCTGGAGATGGATTTCAACGACCGGCTGGTCGACCTGATCGACGAGGGCGTCGATGTGGCGATCCGCAGCGGCGACCTGCCGGATTCCCGGCTGATGACCCGGGCGCTGCGCCCCTTTCAGCTGCTGCTGTGCGCGGCACCCGCCTATCTGGCGGCGGCAGGGCAGCCCGAATGCCCGCGCGACCTGGACGGCCACCGGGCGGTGCGCTTCCGTTTTCCGAACAGCGGCCGGTTGCAGCCCTGGCCGCTGAGACTGCCCGCGGGTGCGGCGGAGCCGCGGCCGCGGACGGTGATGGTCTGCAACAATATGGAGGCGCTGAAAGGGGCGGTGACCGGCGGCCTGGGTATCGGCTGCATGCCCGATTTCCTGGCCGCCGCCCCGATCGTCGAAGGCCGGCTGGTGCCGGTGCTGACCGGGCATCTGGACCTGCCCGGCCAGTTCCGCCTGCTCTGGCCGTCAAGCCGGCATCTGTCGCCCAAAGTGCGGGTGTTCGTGGATTTCGTGGGCACGCGGCTGTTTGCGGCGGGCTGA